A genome region from Bacillaceae bacterium IKA-2 includes the following:
- a CDS encoding HAD-IB family hydrolase, with protein sequence MKVAIFDFDGTLYPDETFPLMMEHLKKHPIYSKKYRFFITKISLMYAGYKCKFYSEQKMKEYSMRSYISSFQKNSKSEIDHFFVDLGTKMSSDLSKSVLQKLEQHHKDGYYIMLVSGAFLPLLEVVAKNLPIDCLIGTSIPYKNKQFDNKTPVMHVHGELKKDQIYASLANDYIDWENSFAYGDSFSDLGVLELVGNPIAVKPEPRLLEIATIRKWEVM encoded by the coding sequence ATGAAGGTAGCTATTTTCGATTTTGATGGAACGCTTTATCCAGATGAAACATTTCCCTTAATGATGGAACATTTAAAAAAACACCCTATTTATAGCAAAAAATATCGCTTTTTTATTACGAAAATTTCCCTCATGTATGCTGGTTATAAATGTAAATTTTATTCTGAACAAAAGATGAAAGAGTATTCAATGCGATCCTACATATCGTCGTTTCAGAAAAATTCCAAATCTGAAATTGATCATTTTTTCGTGGACCTCGGCACCAAAATGAGTAGTGACTTAAGTAAGTCAGTTTTACAAAAATTAGAACAGCATCATAAAGATGGTTATTATATTATGCTAGTATCAGGAGCTTTTTTACCTTTATTAGAGGTTGTCGCTAAAAATCTTCCCATCGATTGCTTGATTGGAACAAGCATTCCTTACAAAAATAAACAATTTGATAACAAAACACCTGTGATGCACGTTCATGGCGAACTCAAAAAAGATCAAATATACGCTTCACTTGCAAACGATTATATTGATTGGGAAAATAGCTTTGCTTATGGTGATAGTTTTTCAGATTTGGGTGTTCTTGAATTAGTCGGGAATCCTATTGCTGTAAAACCAGAACCACGCCTCTTGGAAATAGCAACCATACGAAAGTGGGAAGTGATGTAA
- the bshB2 gene encoding bacillithiol biosynthesis deacetylase BshB2 translates to MKQKHVLVVFPHPDDESFGPAGTIANFTKSGIPVTYACLTLGEMGRNMGNPPFANRESLPQLRKQELIDACEILGIKDLRMLGFRDKTIEFEDEIEVIAAIKKIIVEVQPSLIITHYPGHGVHPDHDATARATVAAVKELSAEKRPELHCMAITKNREQMLGKPQIVNQVTEMMDIKVAAIKAHRSQTEAIFKEGTDKKAKLKKWLQEEQFWLYRVEN, encoded by the coding sequence ATGAAGCAGAAACATGTTTTAGTTGTTTTCCCTCATCCAGACGATGAATCCTTTGGACCGGCTGGAACAATTGCAAACTTTACAAAATCAGGTATTCCTGTAACATATGCTTGTCTAACGCTAGGAGAGATGGGAAGAAATATGGGAAATCCACCATTTGCAAATCGTGAATCTTTGCCACAATTACGCAAACAAGAACTTATCGATGCTTGTGAGATTTTGGGAATAAAAGACCTAAGAATGCTTGGCTTTCGTGATAAGACGATCGAATTTGAAGATGAGATAGAAGTTATCGCTGCAATAAAAAAGATTATTGTCGAGGTGCAGCCTTCTTTAATTATTACACATTATCCTGGTCACGGAGTTCATCCTGATCATGATGCAACAGCCAGAGCCACAGTAGCAGCAGTTAAGGAATTATCTGCTGAGAAGCGACCAGAGCTTCATTGTATGGCGATCACTAAAAATCGTGAACAAATGCTTGGAAAACCACAAATTGTTAATCAAGTTACGGAAATGATGGATATTAAAGTCGCTGCAATTAAAGCGCACCGATCCCAAACAGAAGCAATCTTTAAAGAGGGCACGGACAAAAAAGCCAAGTTAAAAAAATGGTTACAAGAAGAACAGTTTTGGCTTTATCGTGTTGAAAATTAA
- a CDS encoding YojF family protein: MKPIQLESVQQNLKKYTNKPIYIHLETTNGAYAAHYNEGAMAVSAFIRNGKVEFSQGKITGDGPYRVGLKIEDGWIYAQGLTDWEVDNEGRLLLAGHDSEGKIAISLQISERPFS, translated from the coding sequence ATGAAGCCGATACAATTAGAAAGCGTTCAGCAAAATCTTAAAAAATATACAAATAAACCGATATATATTCATTTAGAAACGACGAACGGAGCATATGCTGCTCATTACAATGAAGGAGCTATGGCTGTTAGTGCGTTCATCCGAAATGGAAAAGTGGAATTTTCACAAGGAAAGATAACTGGTGATGGTCCATACCGAGTCGGTCTTAAGATTGAAGACGGATGGATCTATGCCCAAGGATTAACGGATTGGGAAGTTGACAATGAAGGAAGATTACTTTTGGCCGGGCATGATAGTGAAGGGAAAATCGCTATTTCATTACAAATAAGTGAGCGACCATTTTCTTAA
- a CDS encoding exonuclease SbcCD subunit D, whose amino-acid sequence MKFIHTADWHLGKLVHGIHMTEDQSHMLQQFIKVVEEEQPDAVVIAGDLYDRSVPPTAAVELLHDVLYTITTELKIPVLAISGNHDSAERIHFGNQLFRKSDLYIEGKATKNPKPIQIKGVNFYLVPFAEPGTIRYLLEDNSISSHEDAMKRIVDIIEKKLNPNEPNVLVGHAFVLGGRQSDSERSLSVGGSEVISADVFAPFEYTALGHLHSPNAITHPTVFYSGSLMKYSFSEATQNKSISIVTIDDKKAVSVKYKNLTAKKDMRIIEGHLEKLLDISFYQSHKVDDYLKISLLDEGALIDPIGKLRAIYPNVLHLERKIEQRDAKKNRAFHIDTTNQKSTLDLFTDFYQEMTTSSFTVEKKQLMTKVIEDLEKNKKGGF is encoded by the coding sequence TTGAAGTTTATCCATACAGCTGACTGGCATCTAGGAAAGCTTGTACACGGAATACATATGACAGAAGATCAAAGCCACATGCTACAACAGTTTATTAAAGTTGTTGAAGAAGAGCAACCTGATGCAGTAGTCATTGCCGGCGACTTATATGATCGCTCAGTTCCACCCACTGCAGCTGTTGAGCTTCTTCATGACGTTTTATATACCATTACAACAGAACTGAAGATACCAGTACTTGCGATTTCTGGTAATCATGATAGTGCCGAACGAATTCACTTTGGAAATCAACTGTTTCGAAAAAGTGATTTGTATATTGAGGGAAAAGCAACAAAAAATCCAAAACCAATTCAAATAAAAGGAGTTAACTTTTACTTAGTACCCTTTGCCGAACCAGGAACAATTCGATATTTACTAGAAGACAATTCAATTTCTAGTCATGAAGATGCGATGAAACGGATCGTCGATATTATTGAGAAGAAATTAAATCCAAACGAACCAAATGTATTAGTTGGACATGCTTTTGTCTTAGGTGGTAGACAGTCGGATTCAGAACGATCCCTATCGGTAGGAGGCTCCGAAGTTATAAGTGCTGATGTTTTTGCACCTTTTGAGTATACTGCTTTAGGTCATCTGCATAGTCCAAACGCAATAACTCATCCAACTGTCTTTTACTCAGGATCATTAATGAAATATTCTTTTTCAGAAGCGACACAAAACAAATCGATTTCAATCGTGACGATTGATGACAAAAAAGCGGTTTCTGTTAAATATAAAAATCTTACAGCAAAAAAAGATATGCGGATCATTGAAGGTCATTTAGAAAAATTATTGGATATTAGTTTTTATCAAAGTCATAAAGTCGATGACTACCTGAAAATCTCGTTATTAGATGAAGGCGCTTTAATAGATCCCATTGGCAAGCTGCGGGCAATTTATCCAAATGTCCTCCATTTAGAACGAAAAATTGAACAGCGAGATGCTAAAAAAAATCGCGCGTTTCATATCGATACAACTAATCAAAAAAGCACCCTAGATTTGTTTACTGATTTTTATCAAGAAATGACGACAAGCTCATTTACAGTTGAGAAAAAACAGCTAATGACTAAGGTAATTGAGGATCTTGAAAAAAATAAGAAAGGTGGCTTCTAA
- the msrB gene encoding peptide-methionine (R)-S-oxide reductase MsrB, with product MSEDLKKRLTLIQYEVTQKNGTEPPFKNEYWENKREGIYVDIVSGEPLFSSKDKFDSGCGWPSFTKPINDEVVVEKKDVSHFMMRTEVRTKNSDIHLGHVFNDGPLPTKLRYCINSASLKFVEKENLQEEGYEEISRTF from the coding sequence ATGAGTGAAGATTTAAAAAAACGCCTAACTTTAATTCAATATGAAGTTACCCAAAAAAACGGAACGGAACCACCTTTTAAAAATGAGTACTGGGAAAATAAACGAGAAGGTATTTATGTTGATATCGTTTCAGGAGAGCCTTTATTTTCTTCAAAAGATAAATTTGATTCAGGCTGTGGTTGGCCAAGTTTCACAAAGCCAATTAATGATGAAGTGGTAGTTGAGAAAAAAGATGTCAGTCACTTTATGATGAGAACAGAGGTGCGAACAAAAAACTCTGATATTCATTTAGGCCACGTTTTTAATGATGGGCCGTTACCAACTAAGCTTCGTTACTGCATTAACTCGGCCTCTTTAAAGTTTGTCGAAAAAGAAAATCTTCAAGAAGAGGGATATGAAGAAATTTCGAGAACTTTTTGA
- a CDS encoding GNAT family N-acetyltransferase: MCFFETDRLFLRPLEKEDAQAIHNLVADKELARTTLNIPYPYPDGLAEQLVSRANEKMKRGSHYSFAIILKGTMQFIGSISLDIALNHKRAEMSYWIGKPFWDKGYVTEAGTRIIKYSFEECHVNRVWAAVMKKNKPSIEVMKKLNLFYEGTFSQHVLKWGVYEDVSYYGIVKDQYQKID; this comes from the coding sequence ATGTGTTTCTTTGAAACAGATCGATTATTTTTACGACCGTTAGAAAAAGAAGATGCGCAAGCTATCCATAATTTAGTGGCTGACAAAGAATTAGCTCGAACAACATTAAACATACCATATCCTTATCCGGATGGTTTGGCAGAGCAGTTGGTTAGTCGCGCCAATGAAAAAATGAAAAGGGGTAGCCATTATTCATTTGCAATTATCCTCAAAGGCACGATGCAGTTCATTGGCTCAATCTCTTTAGATATTGCCTTAAATCACAAAAGAGCAGAAATGTCCTATTGGATTGGAAAGCCTTTTTGGGATAAGGGTTATGTAACGGAAGCAGGAACAAGAATTATTAAATATTCTTTCGAAGAATGTCATGTGAATCGGGTTTGGGCAGCGGTTATGAAAAAAAATAAACCCTCGATTGAAGTGATGAAAAAACTTAATCTATTTTACGAAGGTACATTTTCTCAGCATGTTTTAAAATGGGGAGTTTATGAAGATGTATCTTATTACGGGATTGTTAAGGATCAATATCAAAAAATTGACTAG
- the msrA gene encoding peptide-methionine (S)-S-oxide reductase MsrA: MTIEKATFAGGCFWCMVKPFHEQEGIVNVVVGYTGGHTENPTYKEVCQEDTGHYEAVEITFDTALFPYKNLLDIFWKQIDPTDASGQFNDRGQSYQTAIFYHNDKQRQEAELTKQQLQEKNLFAKPIVTPILKASTFYIGEEYHQDYYQKNPQHYSMYSVGSGRAGFLKNQWAGEKK, from the coding sequence ATGACAATAGAAAAAGCAACATTTGCTGGAGGTTGCTTCTGGTGTATGGTAAAACCGTTTCATGAACAAGAAGGCATTGTTAATGTCGTTGTTGGTTATACAGGTGGACATACAGAAAACCCGACATACAAAGAAGTGTGCCAGGAAGATACAGGACATTATGAAGCTGTGGAAATCACTTTCGATACTGCGCTTTTCCCATACAAAAATCTTTTAGATATTTTTTGGAAACAAATTGATCCAACTGACGCTAGTGGGCAATTTAATGACAGAGGACAATCGTATCAAACGGCTATCTTTTATCATAATGACAAGCAACGTCAAGAAGCCGAATTAACAAAACAACAACTTCAAGAAAAAAATCTTTTTGCAAAACCAATTGTCACTCCAATTCTAAAGGCAAGCACTTTTTATATTGGCGAAGAATATCATCAAGACTATTACCAGAAAAATCCTCAACATTATTCTATGTACAGCGTAGGTTCTGGTCGTGCTGGCTTTCTAAAAAATCAATGGGCAGGTGAAAAAAAATGA
- a CDS encoding DUF523 and DUF1722 domain-containing protein — protein sequence MKEFVKPRVVVSKCLEFEECRYDGEIIRDQTVKNLMSFVEFIPVCPEVEIGLGVPRDAIRVIDDNGIKRLYQPTTNLDLTSKINQFSERFLSEVGEVDGFILKSRSPSCGVFDTKIYSGVEAAPVIRTSSGLFGGKVEERFAHLAIEDEGRLKNFLIREHFFTKLFTIAAFRKLKKECLLGDLVEFQARNKYLFMGYRPAILKKLGNIVANHQKNSLQQILADYERELNCLFENRPNYTSNINVSQHIFGYFSKQLSSKEKDYFGTMMEKYLNKKIPLSSVISLLKAWAIRFECDYLLKQTYFEPYPEELIEITDSGKGRDCR from the coding sequence ATGAAAGAGTTTGTGAAACCTAGAGTGGTCGTTAGTAAGTGTTTGGAATTTGAAGAATGTCGCTATGATGGGGAAATTATTCGAGACCAAACCGTCAAAAATTTAATGTCGTTTGTTGAATTCATCCCAGTCTGTCCAGAAGTAGAAATTGGATTAGGTGTTCCTCGAGATGCGATCCGTGTAATAGATGATAATGGAATAAAAAGGCTTTACCAACCAACGACAAATTTAGATTTAACTTCAAAAATAAATCAGTTTTCTGAGCGCTTTTTAAGTGAGGTTGGTGAGGTTGATGGCTTTATCCTCAAAAGTCGCTCTCCAAGCTGCGGTGTATTTGATACGAAAATTTATAGTGGTGTCGAAGCGGCTCCTGTTATTCGAACTAGCAGCGGCTTATTTGGTGGGAAAGTTGAAGAGCGTTTCGCTCATTTAGCAATTGAAGATGAGGGGAGACTGAAGAATTTTTTAATTCGTGAGCATTTCTTTACGAAACTGTTTACAATCGCCGCTTTTAGGAAGCTTAAAAAAGAATGTTTATTAGGCGATTTAGTTGAATTTCAAGCTCGAAATAAGTACCTGTTTATGGGTTACCGCCCTGCTATATTAAAAAAATTAGGAAATATTGTTGCGAACCATCAAAAGAATTCTTTGCAACAGATATTAGCAGATTACGAAAGAGAATTAAATTGTCTGTTTGAAAATCGCCCAAACTATACCTCAAATATTAATGTTAGCCAACATATATTTGGCTACTTTTCTAAACAGTTATCCTCTAAAGAAAAAGATTATTTTGGGACAATGATGGAAAAATATCTAAACAAGAAAATCCCCCTCAGCAGTGTCATTAGCTTGTTAAAAGCATGGGCGATTCGCTTTGAATGTGACTATCTACTTAAGCAGACATACTTTGAACCATATCCTGAAGAATTAATTGAAATTACTGATTCTGGTAAAGGCAGAGATTGCCGCTGA
- a CDS encoding SMC family ATPase, whose product MKPIKLIMQAFGPYANKQEIDFTLLGEKTMFVVSGATGAGKTTIFDAISFAVYGKASGDDRSGIELRSQFAADETLTEVTLSFELRGERYLVKRSPQQEKKKTRGEGTTTLGTKAELYRLGEEEVLLAANARDVDEKIAEIIKIDCNQFRQIVMIPQGEFRKLLVSESKDKEKILQKLFHTEHFKGIEEILKEKSNQLRKQVEQSVNERNTFISRIQSEGNEKLAFMQQEDHKNVPELIEELTNQVREDEDDLQLFAKDIAVKEEQRDAIQKEIHYGNDIIEQLETKQKLALQKQQLADSAPAIEKTGVVISLAKKAAILQQYEDQCLETDKQVVVKSNDLKNEEKFLLDLQKALEQQRQELQGEENKASEREASQKEINRLQGLEKDVLSFSTFEKEMKELSSHTEKLKNNKKTLETNFSTLEEKLIALQNEKEAINEARVKQAEVTVTLATEKSYLEMVTALIENKKKLISYENEYSDSEDNLADIKKIVIQKNEELETLFEAWHKGQAGLFANKLCSESSCPVCGSLDHPNKAVLHDDMPTEEQIKAMQKEVKELEQEKQKKDSTYYEEKSKFETQMDKVIGLADQIGDHLPRKFLSSALEDLKEYFQAQCQKISEELKQIETKAKSLATVDKETSIVASEKATVKELLTKANEVYEQNYTTFVEKRRDLERLSETLPEGLRDEIAFRKMLLAEENRLQLLEKALKKVQSSVNESEQKIASARGTITSLQKAVNEVVASQKEALRIFDEQLLQLGFTSVEHYKQVKLPQGEIEKLETEVQAFQLEFRSVSDRYQELVSRLEKVKKPDINLLNERLATVTNGVTLLQEKRNILYHKTKTNAGIIEEIERINLQMASGEVEFLTVGDLAEIACGKNTYRITFERFVLASFLDEILLAANGRLNKMTNGRYQLERKTDRSKGSAQSGLELLVFDQYTGGSRHVKTLSGGESFKASLSLALGLADIVQGYAGGVSMETMFIDEGFGTLDPESLESAIETLIDIQSSGRLVGIISHVPELKERIDARFEVTSTHAGSVVSYYGDTVSQ is encoded by the coding sequence ATGAAACCCATAAAATTAATTATGCAAGCTTTCGGGCCTTATGCAAATAAGCAAGAAATAGACTTTACACTTCTAGGTGAAAAAACAATGTTCGTTGTTTCAGGCGCAACTGGTGCTGGAAAAACAACCATTTTTGATGCGATTTCTTTTGCTGTCTATGGAAAAGCAAGCGGTGATGATCGCAGTGGCATAGAGTTACGCAGTCAGTTCGCAGCAGACGAAACACTAACAGAGGTTACGCTTTCTTTTGAGCTTAGAGGAGAGCGATATTTGGTAAAAAGAAGTCCCCAGCAGGAAAAGAAAAAAACTCGCGGTGAAGGAACGACAACGCTAGGTACGAAAGCGGAGCTTTATCGGCTAGGTGAGGAAGAAGTCCTTCTTGCTGCCAATGCTCGCGATGTCGATGAGAAAATCGCTGAAATCATCAAAATTGATTGCAATCAATTTCGACAAATCGTGATGATCCCTCAAGGTGAGTTTCGGAAGCTATTAGTTTCCGAGAGCAAAGATAAAGAAAAGATTTTACAAAAACTATTTCACACTGAACACTTTAAGGGAATTGAAGAAATACTTAAAGAAAAATCAAATCAATTAAGAAAGCAAGTCGAACAAAGTGTCAATGAGCGCAATACCTTTATTAGCAGAATTCAAAGTGAAGGCAACGAAAAGTTAGCTTTCATGCAACAAGAGGACCATAAAAATGTTCCGGAACTAATCGAAGAATTGACGAATCAAGTGAGAGAAGATGAGGACGATCTTCAGCTATTTGCTAAAGATATAGCTGTAAAAGAAGAGCAGCGAGATGCCATACAAAAAGAAATTCATTACGGTAACGATATTATCGAACAACTAGAAACGAAGCAAAAGCTAGCTTTACAAAAGCAGCAGCTAGCAGATAGCGCTCCCGCTATTGAAAAAACAGGAGTGGTCATTTCATTAGCAAAAAAGGCAGCGATTTTACAGCAATATGAGGACCAATGTCTAGAAACCGATAAACAAGTAGTTGTAAAAAGTAATGATCTGAAAAATGAAGAGAAATTCCTGTTAGATTTGCAAAAAGCACTCGAGCAGCAACGACAAGAACTCCAAGGCGAAGAAAATAAGGCAAGTGAGCGCGAAGCTTCTCAAAAAGAAATTAATCGTCTTCAGGGGTTAGAAAAAGATGTTTTATCATTTTCAACTTTTGAAAAAGAAATGAAAGAGTTAAGTTCTCATACCGAAAAACTGAAGAATAACAAAAAGACCTTAGAAACTAACTTTTCGACTTTAGAAGAAAAATTAATAGCTTTACAAAATGAAAAAGAAGCAATCAATGAAGCGAGAGTTAAACAAGCAGAAGTTACGGTAACGCTTGCAACAGAAAAAAGCTATCTTGAAATGGTTACGGCACTAATCGAAAACAAAAAGAAATTAATCAGTTATGAAAACGAATATTCTGATTCTGAAGATAACTTAGCAGATATCAAAAAAATAGTGATACAAAAAAATGAAGAGTTAGAAACGCTATTTGAAGCCTGGCATAAAGGACAAGCAGGTTTATTTGCAAACAAACTTTGCAGTGAAAGTTCGTGCCCAGTTTGTGGTTCTCTTGACCATCCCAATAAAGCTGTTTTACATGATGATATGCCAACTGAAGAACAAATAAAGGCTATGCAAAAAGAAGTAAAAGAGTTAGAGCAAGAAAAGCAGAAAAAAGATTCAACCTACTACGAGGAAAAATCTAAATTTGAAACGCAAATGGATAAGGTAATCGGACTTGCTGATCAAATAGGAGATCATCTTCCACGTAAATTTCTTTCATCTGCTTTAGAAGATCTAAAAGAGTATTTCCAAGCTCAATGTCAAAAAATTTCAGAAGAGTTAAAGCAAATTGAAACAAAAGCGAAGTCATTAGCTACAGTTGACAAAGAAACGAGCATCGTGGCTAGTGAAAAAGCAACTGTAAAAGAGCTATTAACGAAAGCGAACGAAGTATACGAACAAAACTACACAACATTTGTTGAAAAGCGTCGCGATCTTGAAAGACTTTCAGAAACTCTTCCAGAAGGGTTACGAGACGAAATAGCTTTTAGAAAAATGTTGTTAGCGGAAGAAAATCGTCTGCAATTGTTAGAAAAAGCATTAAAAAAAGTACAAAGTTCCGTGAATGAATCAGAACAGAAGATCGCTTCTGCGCGTGGCACAATTACTTCATTACAAAAAGCTGTTAATGAAGTAGTCGCAAGTCAGAAAGAAGCGCTTCGAATTTTTGATGAGCAGTTGCTGCAGTTAGGATTCACATCAGTTGAGCATTACAAACAAGTTAAGCTTCCACAAGGAGAAATAGAGAAGTTAGAAACAGAAGTTCAAGCGTTTCAGTTAGAATTTCGCTCGGTGTCAGATCGCTATCAAGAATTAGTTTCAAGGCTTGAAAAAGTTAAAAAACCAGATATCAACCTTCTTAATGAAAGGCTAGCTACTGTTACTAACGGAGTTACGCTCCTTCAAGAGAAACGAAATATTTTGTACCATAAAACAAAAACAAACGCTGGGATTATTGAGGAAATTGAAAGAATTAACCTCCAAATGGCATCTGGTGAAGTAGAGTTTCTGACAGTAGGTGATCTTGCTGAAATCGCTTGTGGCAAGAATACGTATCGGATAACTTTTGAACGCTTCGTATTAGCTTCATTTTTGGATGAAATTTTATTAGCTGCAAATGGGCGTCTAAACAAGATGACAAATGGTCGTTATCAATTGGAACGAAAAACAGATCGTTCTAAAGGCTCTGCTCAAAGCGGACTAGAACTTTTGGTGTTTGACCAATATACAGGTGGTTCACGACACGTGAAGACATTGTCAGGTGGCGAAAGCTTCAAAGCCTCGTTATCGCTAGCGCTAGGGCTAGCAGACATTGTTCAAGGCTATGCTGGTGGTGTATCAATGGAAACAATGTTTATTGATGAGGGATTTGGAACACTTGACCCAGAATCTTTAGAAAGTGCGATCGAAACGTTAATTGACATTCAAAGTTCAGGTCGATTAGTAGGGATTATCTCACATGTTCCAGAATTGAAAGAACGAATTGATGCTCGCTTTGAAGTAACAAGTACACATGCAGGCAGCGTCGTTAGCTATTATGGAGATACTGTTTCACAGTAG
- a CDS encoding aminopeptidase: protein MSKFEENLEKYAELAVKVGINIQKNQTLVINAPTNNIEFVQLIAKKAYQAGAKNVHVEWNDEQLSLLKYTLAPDEAFTEYPIWKAKGFEEMAENGAAFMSIVASNPDLLKGIDRNRIANANKTAGKALEKYRNYIQADKVSWCVLAAPSKEWAEKVFPDTKGDESIEKLWTAIFQATRADVADPVAAWQEHNQTLLNKVDYLNNKKYTKLHYKGPGTDLTIELPEKHLWVGGGGSNEAGVTFVANMPTEEVFTLPKKDGVNGVVSSSKPLNYSGNVIDKFSLTFKNGKIVDFSAEEGYETLEGLIDMDEGSHFLGEVALVPDDSPISNSNIIFYNTLFDENASSHLAIGSAYSFNLEGGKTMSKAELQQHGANTSITHVDFMIGSSELTIDGETKDGNREPIFRNGNWAL, encoded by the coding sequence TTGAGTAAATTTGAGGAAAACTTAGAAAAATATGCAGAGCTAGCAGTAAAGGTCGGCATTAATATCCAAAAGAATCAAACATTAGTGATAAATGCACCTACTAATAATATCGAGTTTGTCCAACTTATAGCTAAAAAAGCATATCAGGCTGGAGCAAAGAACGTTCATGTTGAATGGAACGATGAACAATTATCTTTATTAAAATACACGCTTGCACCTGATGAAGCCTTCACAGAGTACCCTATTTGGAAAGCTAAAGGCTTTGAAGAAATGGCCGAAAATGGAGCAGCGTTTATGAGCATTGTTGCCTCTAATCCTGATTTACTAAAAGGTATTGATCGAAATCGAATTGCTAATGCCAATAAAACAGCTGGCAAAGCGTTAGAAAAATACCGTAATTACATTCAAGCTGATAAAGTTAGCTGGTGTGTACTTGCCGCTCCTTCAAAAGAATGGGCCGAAAAAGTTTTCCCTGATACAAAGGGTGATGAGAGTATTGAAAAGCTGTGGACAGCGATTTTTCAAGCAACTCGTGCTGACGTCGCAGATCCTGTTGCAGCATGGCAAGAGCATAATCAGACACTTCTTAATAAAGTTGATTATTTAAACAACAAAAAATATACGAAGCTTCATTATAAGGGTCCAGGGACTGACTTAACAATTGAACTTCCTGAAAAACACCTTTGGGTTGGTGGTGGTGGTTCGAACGAGGCTGGAGTAACATTTGTTGCGAATATGCCAACGGAAGAAGTGTTTACACTTCCGAAAAAAGATGGCGTCAACGGTGTTGTCTCTAGTTCAAAACCATTAAATTACAGCGGCAATGTTATTGATAAATTTAGCTTAACATTCAAAAACGGAAAAATTGTTGATTTTTCTGCTGAAGAAGGCTATGAAACTTTAGAAGGCTTAATCGATATGGATGAAGGATCACACTTCTTAGGAGAAGTAGCGCTAGTTCCTGACGATTCACCGATTTCTAATTCAAATATCATTTTTTATAATACCTTGTTTGATGAAAATGCATCAAGCCATTTAGCTATTGGTAGTGCCTATTCCTTTAACCTTGAAGGTGGAAAGACAATGTCCAAAGCAGAACTACAACAACACGGTGCAAACACAAGTATTACTCATGTTGATTTCATGATTGGTTCAAGTGAATTGACTATTGACGGTGAAACGAAAGATGGAAACCGTGAACCTATATTTAGAAATGGAAATTGGGCTTTGTGA
- a CDS encoding DUF4025 domain-containing protein, producing the protein MAKKKSTENSGAEVAGNLDNQTDHHSYNEVNKGTEMTYEQLSDAFFKGTIDDEIDYDKSKEN; encoded by the coding sequence ATGGCAAAGAAAAAATCAACAGAAAATAGTGGTGCAGAAGTAGCGGGAAATTTAGATAATCAAACTGATCATCATAGTTACAATGAAGTAAACAAAGGAACAGAGATGACTTATGAACAACTAAGTGACGCATTTTTTAAAGGCACCATTGATGATGAGATTGACTACGATAAATCAAAAGAAAATTGA